A region from the Kineothrix sp. IPX-CK genome encodes:
- the atpG gene encoding ATP synthase F1 subunit gamma, protein MAESSKKDLNLRIKSIKSTKQITKAMELVATSKLTKAKERIEKSRIFHSAAYSAMCDIIVRNLDTNSEYLTTRTVKKSCFVVIAGDRGLAGGYNSNVFRFAQEQIGNKTVNILPIGKRTTEYYNFLGHDIVTEEFSRIENINVGSCHEIGNLLTECYLRQEFDELYVVYTNFYSTLSQEPAIMKLLPLDNDICRDEIPSKKEFILFEPSSNAVFNAIVPSYVAGMLWGAVCESMASEFGARRTAMESATKNAEDMLEDLSRKYNRARQSSITQELTEIVAGSGL, encoded by the coding sequence ATGGCTGAGTCTTCAAAGAAAGATTTAAATCTAAGGATTAAAAGTATAAAAAGTACAAAGCAGATAACAAAAGCTATGGAATTAGTCGCCACCTCAAAATTGACAAAGGCGAAAGAACGCATAGAGAAAAGTCGTATTTTTCATTCCGCGGCCTATTCTGCGATGTGTGATATTATCGTTAGGAATTTGGATACTAATTCTGAGTATTTAACTACACGGACGGTTAAGAAAAGCTGCTTTGTTGTTATTGCCGGAGACAGGGGGCTTGCCGGCGGATATAATAGTAATGTATTTCGTTTTGCTCAAGAGCAGATTGGAAATAAAACAGTAAATATCCTTCCCATAGGAAAACGTACTACAGAATACTACAATTTCCTGGGCCATGATATAGTGACGGAAGAATTCTCACGTATAGAAAATATTAATGTTGGAAGTTGCCATGAAATCGGCAATTTACTTACGGAATGCTATTTAAGACAAGAATTTGATGAACTTTATGTTGTATATACGAACTTTTATTCTACTCTGAGCCAAGAACCGGCAATCATGAAACTGCTTCCTCTTGATAATGACATCTGTAGAGATGAGATACCCTCAAAAAAGGAATTTATTCTGTTTGAACCGAGCAGTAACGCAGTTTTTAATGCAATTGTTCCCAGTTATGTTGCTGGTATGTTGTGGGGAGCTGTGTGTGAAAGTATGGCAAGTGAATTCGGGGCACGCCGTACAGCAATGGAATCGGCTACAAAGAATGCTGAGGATATGCTTGAAGATTTAAGCCGTAAATATAACAGAGCCCGTCAAAGCTCAATTACTCAGGAATTGACAGAAATTGTTGCAGGAAGTGGATTGTAA
- the atpH gene encoding ATP synthase F1 subunit delta codes for MNKSKEYGYALYDLAAEEGLEEEIEKEFAEIALIFESNHDFMKLLSNPRISTSERIQVIEDVFVNRIQPYLLYLLKIFTGSRDVSLIPLVFKEYENKYYQEKNILPVTVISAVELNENQKQHIISKLEKLMNQAIVLQNKVDETCIGGILLEYRGHMIDASVRNRFKKLQYEIKNTDYLQAEV; via the coding sequence ATGAATAAATCGAAGGAATACGGATACGCATTATATGACCTGGCAGCGGAAGAAGGACTTGAAGAAGAAATAGAAAAAGAATTCGCAGAAATTGCATTGATATTTGAAAGTAACCATGATTTTATGAAACTTTTGTCCAATCCAAGGATTTCTACTTCTGAGCGCATCCAGGTAATAGAGGATGTATTTGTTAATAGAATACAACCGTATCTTCTTTACTTATTAAAAATATTTACGGGAAGTAGAGATGTTTCGCTAATTCCACTTGTATTTAAGGAGTATGAAAATAAATATTATCAAGAAAAAAATATTTTACCTGTTACGGTAATTAGTGCAGTGGAATTAAATGAAAACCAAAAGCAGCATATTATAAGTAAATTGGAAAAATTAATGAATCAAGCTATCGTTTTACAAAATAAAGTTGACGAAACTTGTATTGGTGGTATTCTTTTGGAATATCGTGGACATATGATTGATGCAAGCGTAAGAAATAGATTTAAGAAATTGCAGTATGAAATAAAGAATACAGACTATTTACAAGCGGAGGTCTGA
- a CDS encoding DUF3783 domain-containing protein encodes MKATVLLYNFQDKLYREQVKKILLVQRLSIKEVPKEEYLNPIGYYAGDEEVKVSEKRYEGMELDGEMMVFAGLSGEQIDKVLAGFRKNKVPRVNCKAVLTPTNRFWNALQLFEELKREHEAMYKNKISEK; translated from the coding sequence ATGAAAGCAACGGTTTTATTATATAATTTCCAAGATAAGCTTTACAGGGAGCAGGTAAAAAAGATATTGCTGGTACAGCGCCTCTCGATAAAGGAGGTTCCAAAGGAAGAATACCTAAATCCCATCGGCTATTATGCGGGAGACGAGGAAGTTAAAGTCTCGGAAAAGAGGTATGAGGGAATGGAGCTTGATGGTGAGATGATGGTATTTGCCGGACTGTCGGGGGAGCAAATTGACAAGGTGTTAGCCGGCTTCCGTAAAAATAAGGTGCCGAGGGTAAACTGCAAAGCGGTGCTTACGCCAACAAACCGCTTTTGGAACGCCTTGCAGCTTTTCGAAGAGCTGAAAAGGGAGCATGAGGCTATGTATAAAAATAAAATTTCCGAAAAATAA
- a CDS encoding helix-turn-helix transcriptional regulator, whose translation MKNRIQELRKLRKVTQNELADAVDVTRQTIISLESGKYNASLVLAHKIAQYFNISIEEMFIFDKEDENL comes from the coding sequence TTGAAAAACAGAATCCAAGAACTGAGAAAACTCCGAAAAGTCACTCAGAATGAATTAGCGGATGCTGTAGACGTGACGAGACAGACTATAATTTCACTGGAAAGCGGCAAATACAATGCATCTTTGGTTCTTGCCCATAAAATTGCGCAATATTTTAATATATCTATTGAAGAAATGTTTATTTTTGACAAGGAGGACGAAAACTTATGA
- a CDS encoding ABC transporter permease: MKVDISHIGAVFTKQCKDILKNTQVLVLFFVYPLVAAVMTTSVGDQLGQTDFFISIFATMHAVFTPVVVTASIISEEKEKNTLRVLIMSGIRPVEYLMGIGGFVFFCTMIMGGSYLAMGRYDLRSGAAFILCMGIGCICSIVLGLAIGGFANNSMSANALAVPISMVISFLPMIAYFNEAIGKVSKYIYGQQIGNFMRSPSGYHLTGETILVVTINFLVCLVAFILVFRHNRIDD; the protein is encoded by the coding sequence ATGAAAGTTGATATTTCTCATATAGGGGCTGTTTTTACAAAGCAGTGTAAGGATATTTTAAAAAATACACAAGTATTGGTATTGTTTTTCGTATATCCGTTGGTCGCAGCTGTCATGACTACTTCGGTGGGCGACCAGCTCGGACAGACAGACTTCTTTATTTCAATATTTGCCACCATGCATGCTGTCTTTACTCCCGTGGTGGTAACAGCGTCCATCATATCGGAAGAAAAGGAGAAAAATACTCTCAGAGTGCTGATTATGTCGGGAATACGTCCGGTTGAATATTTGATGGGCATCGGGGGCTTCGTGTTCTTCTGTACGATGATCATGGGCGGCAGCTATCTCGCTATGGGAAGATACGATTTGAGGAGCGGAGCAGCGTTTATATTATGTATGGGAATCGGCTGTATCTGCTCCATTGTGCTGGGTCTGGCAATAGGAGGCTTTGCCAATAATTCCATGAGTGCCAATGCGCTGGCGGTGCCGATCAGCATGGTAATTTCTTTTCTTCCGATGATAGCTTATTTTAATGAGGCGATTGGCAAGGTGTCGAAGTATATTTACGGGCAGCAGATAGGAAATTTTATGCGCAGTCCTTCCGGCTATCACTTGACCGGTGAGACAATTTTGGTGGTTACTATTAATTTTTTGGTATGCTTGGTTGCATTTATTCTCGTTTTCCGTCATAATCGAATTGATGATTAA
- the atpC gene encoding ATP synthase F1 subunit epsilon — protein sequence MNSIHLQIVSLDGMFFDGNAKQVSLRTIDGDISIRAGHIPFVTAIGAGECRVYVESLDKPRRAASIGGFLSVSKDLVLLAATTFEWAENIDYDRANKAKSRAESIISSSKEDDHSLQLAKIKLVRANARLQVVKNK from the coding sequence ATGAACAGTATTCATCTTCAAATCGTATCTTTGGATGGAATGTTTTTTGATGGCAATGCCAAGCAGGTTTCTCTGCGTACTATAGACGGAGATATATCAATACGTGCAGGCCATATCCCATTTGTAACAGCAATCGGAGCAGGTGAATGCCGAGTTTATGTAGAAAGTTTAGATAAACCTCGCCGAGCTGCAAGCATAGGCGGATTTTTGAGTGTTTCTAAGGATTTGGTCCTTCTGGCTGCTACAACATTTGAATGGGCTGAGAACATCGATTATGATCGTGCAAACAAAGCGAAATCCAGAGCAGAAAGTATTATTTCATCCAGCAAAGAAGACGATCATAGTTTGCAACTAGCTAAAATCAAGCTAGTCCGCGCTAACGCAAGATTGCAAGTAGTAAAAAATAAATAG
- a CDS encoding ABC transporter ATP-binding protein: protein MKNVGFEIEEGEIFGLLGPSGAGKTTLIRILTGQLAGSGEAFVFGESCNRLKENNYREIGMVMDNSGIYERLNCYDNLKLFVNIYKIDKKRIEEALGLVGLGGEKKTPAGKLSKGMKQRLILARAILHSPKLLFLDEPTSGLDPATTKSIHELLLRLKSEGTTIFLTTHNMEEAAKLCDNIALLHEGNIIEYGRPRELCRKYNKENKINILIKNDQLIILSNVPENAARIEELFKQGDVVSIHSSEPDLEQVFLALTGRGLEE, encoded by the coding sequence TTGAAAAACGTCGGATTTGAGATAGAGGAAGGGGAGATATTTGGGCTGCTTGGCCCGTCGGGGGCAGGCAAGACGACGCTTATTAGAATTCTGACGGGGCAGCTTGCAGGCTCCGGTGAAGCGTTTGTGTTCGGGGAAAGCTGTAATAGGCTGAAGGAGAATAATTATAGGGAAATAGGAATGGTGATGGATAACAGCGGTATCTATGAGCGCCTTAATTGCTATGATAACCTGAAATTGTTTGTAAATATATATAAGATCGATAAAAAGAGAATTGAAGAGGCTCTGGGACTGGTAGGTCTTGGAGGGGAGAAAAAAACTCCTGCGGGAAAGCTGTCGAAGGGAATGAAGCAGAGATTGATACTGGCGAGGGCCATTTTACATAGCCCCAAACTTTTATTTTTGGATGAACCGACAAGCGGTTTGGACCCTGCGACGACAAAGTCGATACACGAGCTTTTGTTAAGGCTCAAAAGTGAAGGTACGACGATATTCCTGACGACTCACAATATGGAAGAGGCAGCAAAACTTTGCGATAATATTGCTCTCTTGCATGAAGGAAATATAATAGAATATGGAAGACCAAGGGAGCTGTGCCGGAAGTACAATAAGGAAAATAAGATAAATATACTTATAAAAAACGATCAATTAATAATATTGTCAAATGTGCCTGAGAATGCGGCAAGAATTGAGGAACTTTTTAAGCAGGGAGATGTAGTCTCGATCCATTCTTCCGAGCCGGACTTAGAACAGGTATTTCTCGCATTAACAGGAAGGGGGCTTGAAGAATGA
- the atpD gene encoding F0F1 ATP synthase subunit beta yields the protein MDKNIGIVTQVIGPVLDIKFDDGYLPDLLNAIEIKYNEKKIVLEVAQHIGDNVVRCIAMSSTDGLPRGIEAIDTGEPISVPVGKETLGRIFNLLGEAVDNESNPESEERWPIHRPAPAYEEQESTTEIFETGIKVVDLICPYAKGGKIGLFGGAGVGKTVLIMELINNIAKEHGGLSVFAGVGERTREGNDLYNEMKESGVLNKTALVYGQMNEPPGARMRVALSGLTMAEYFRDHEGQDVLLFIDNIFRFTQAGSEVSALLGRMPSAVGYQPTLATEMGALQERITSTKRGSITSVQAVYVPADDLTDPAPATTFAHLDATTVLSRNISSLGIYPAVDPLDSTSRILSPDVVGKEHYETARKVQSILQRYKELQDIIAIMGMDELSEADKLIVSRARKIQRFLSQPFSVAEQFTGMQGKYVPLKETIRGFKEIIEGKHDNLPESAFLFVGSIEEAIEKARKE from the coding sequence ATGGATAAGAACATAGGTATCGTTACACAGGTTATCGGTCCTGTATTAGATATAAAATTTGATGACGGCTACCTTCCCGATCTTTTGAATGCCATTGAAATTAAATACAATGAGAAAAAGATTGTTTTAGAAGTGGCACAGCATATAGGGGATAATGTGGTAAGATGTATCGCTATGAGCAGTACGGATGGATTGCCGAGAGGAATTGAAGCAATTGATACAGGGGAGCCTATCAGTGTGCCCGTAGGCAAAGAAACATTAGGCAGGATATTTAATTTGCTTGGAGAGGCGGTAGATAACGAATCAAATCCGGAAAGTGAAGAACGTTGGCCTATTCACAGACCGGCGCCTGCTTATGAGGAACAAGAATCAACTACAGAGATTTTTGAAACAGGAATTAAAGTGGTTGACCTTATATGTCCATACGCTAAGGGTGGAAAAATAGGACTATTCGGCGGAGCAGGTGTTGGTAAGACCGTTTTAATTATGGAACTTATTAACAACATTGCGAAGGAACACGGCGGACTTTCTGTATTTGCAGGAGTAGGTGAGAGAACACGTGAAGGCAATGATTTATACAATGAAATGAAGGAATCCGGTGTTTTGAATAAGACAGCACTAGTCTATGGCCAGATGAATGAGCCGCCGGGTGCACGTATGCGTGTTGCGTTATCAGGACTTACCATGGCGGAATATTTTCGTGATCACGAAGGTCAGGATGTACTGCTGTTTATTGACAATATTTTCCGGTTCACACAAGCAGGCAGCGAGGTATCTGCGCTGCTGGGACGTATGCCGTCTGCAGTAGGATACCAGCCTACACTTGCAACGGAAATGGGGGCATTGCAGGAGAGGATTACCTCCACGAAACGTGGATCGATTACATCTGTACAGGCGGTATATGTTCCGGCAGATGATCTTACGGATCCGGCCCCGGCTACAACTTTTGCTCATCTCGATGCAACAACAGTATTAAGCAGAAACATTTCTTCATTGGGGATATATCCGGCAGTTGATCCTCTTGATTCCACAAGCCGTATTCTTAGTCCCGATGTTGTTGGAAAAGAACACTATGAAACAGCACGTAAAGTTCAAAGTATTCTGCAAAGATATAAGGAATTACAGGATATCATAGCAATCATGGGTATGGATGAGCTGAGTGAAGCAGATAAGCTAATCGTTTCCAGAGCGAGAAAGATACAGCGTTTCTTAAGTCAGCCTTTTTCTGTTGCTGAACAGTTTACAGGTATGCAAGGAAAATATGTACCGCTAAAAGAAACGATTCGTGGTTTTAAAGAAATTATTGAAGGTAAACATGATAACCTACCCGAATCAGCTTTCTTATTTGTAGGTTCGATCGAAGAAGCGATTGAAAAAGCAAGAAAGGAATAA
- a CDS encoding PhoH family protein: MTKTYLIDTNVLIQAPYALECFEENHLVLPLVVLEELDGLKKADGEKGANAREAIRYLERLRIEGDLLKGVKLKSGGTLRVETNCIDVPLPETLPENTMDNRILKVCKGLQEHSEQVVLVTKDILLRMKAQIIGIKAEDFTTEQVPDEEATYLGRREVFVPEEIFKDFKKRGISLSDIYQINESGDKQSVKLTVNEFVTLRADQSNNKTQLGRYDGEKIIPLVYRKSKPYGISPRNAGQYFLQEALMEDADKVPLVIVKGMAGTSKTFYSLAVGLEKMLNSSQVDYRKILVTRPNAQFDADIGFLPGSEQEKISPLMRPIIDNLEQLLDSNEEERYKNEKELKGKIEEIFDRGIIATEAMNFIRGRSFVNTYLIIDEAQNMTPKQITGIITRAGKGTKVILLGDPNQIDTAFLDERTNGLSYAAERMKGSKLCYQITLLPSECERSKLASESIKRM; this comes from the coding sequence ATGACAAAAACCTATCTTATCGATACGAATGTTTTAATTCAGGCGCCCTATGCATTAGAATGCTTTGAGGAAAATCATTTGGTGCTTCCTCTCGTTGTATTGGAGGAGTTGGATGGCTTAAAAAAGGCTGACGGAGAAAAAGGAGCTAATGCAAGAGAAGCTATACGGTATCTGGAGAGACTTCGTATTGAGGGAGATTTGTTAAAAGGGGTAAAGCTAAAAAGTGGAGGAACGCTCCGCGTTGAAACCAATTGCATAGATGTACCGCTTCCTGAAACTTTACCGGAGAATACAATGGATAATCGTATTCTAAAAGTATGTAAGGGACTGCAAGAGCATTCGGAACAGGTTGTTTTGGTGACCAAAGATATTTTACTCCGGATGAAAGCACAAATAATTGGCATAAAAGCAGAAGATTTTACTACGGAGCAAGTACCCGACGAGGAAGCAACATATCTTGGACGGCGGGAAGTATTTGTACCGGAAGAAATATTTAAAGATTTTAAGAAAAGGGGAATCTCCTTATCAGATATATATCAGATAAATGAAAGCGGGGATAAGCAATCTGTCAAGCTGACTGTAAATGAATTTGTGACATTACGTGCGGATCAATCTAATAATAAGACACAGCTCGGAAGATATGACGGAGAAAAAATCATCCCTCTTGTTTACAGGAAAAGCAAGCCCTACGGGATATCGCCCAGAAATGCCGGACAATACTTTTTGCAAGAGGCATTAATGGAGGATGCGGATAAGGTTCCGCTCGTCATAGTAAAAGGAATGGCAGGCACTTCAAAGACCTTTTATTCCTTGGCTGTAGGATTGGAAAAGATGCTTAATTCTTCACAGGTCGACTACCGGAAAATCTTAGTGACAAGACCTAATGCTCAATTTGATGCAGACATAGGTTTTCTGCCGGGCAGCGAACAGGAAAAGATATCTCCTCTTATGAGACCGATCATAGATAACTTAGAACAATTACTTGATTCAAATGAAGAAGAACGATATAAGAATGAAAAAGAGCTGAAAGGAAAAATTGAGGAAATTTTTGACAGGGGAATTATTGCGACGGAAGCCATGAATTTCATAAGAGGACGTTCCTTTGTAAATACATATTTAATCATAGATGAAGCGCAAAATATGACACCTAAACAGATAACAGGTATTATAACCAGAGCCGGAAAGGGAACAAAAGTAATTTTGCTGGGAGATCCAAACCAAATCGATACCGCTTTTCTAGACGAGAGAACAAATGGGTTAAGCTATGCTGCCGAGCGTATGAAAGGCAGTAAGCTTTGTTATCAGATTACCCTTTTACCCAGCGAATGTGAAAGATCCAAGCTGGCTTCTGAATCGATTAAAAGGATGTAA
- a CDS encoding LytTR family DNA-binding domain-containing protein: MKIRINEVSGQEDTEVIINCKKMDEEIMKIITLLHVYDKKLTGIKGGQTYILEAAKILYIDTVDKKTFLYTDNEVYETPLKLYELEEQLEAVGFFRAGKSVLINFNEIKALKSDFNGRILVTMNNEEKLMVSRQYAVTIKKKLDIVG; this comes from the coding sequence TTGAAAATACGGATAAACGAAGTGTCCGGACAAGAGGACACGGAGGTCATTATCAATTGTAAAAAGATGGATGAGGAAATCATGAAGATCATAACTTTGCTGCACGTATATGACAAGAAACTGACCGGAATAAAGGGCGGACAGACGTATATACTCGAGGCGGCAAAGATTCTCTATATTGATACGGTGGATAAAAAGACCTTTTTATATACAGATAATGAAGTATATGAGACCCCACTGAAATTGTATGAGCTGGAGGAACAGTTAGAAGCAGTGGGCTTCTTTCGTGCGGGTAAGTCCGTATTAATTAATTTCAATGAGATAAAGGCCCTTAAATCGGATTTTAATGGCCGTATACTGGTAACGATGAACAACGAAGAGAAGCTGATGGTATCCAGACAATATGCAGTAACTATAAAGAAAAAACTGGATATAGTCGGTTAA
- a CDS encoding CPBP family intramembrane glutamic endopeptidase, with amino-acid sequence MKKFLQYTGCLLPLIAGLAAQLAAGTAFSIFLSAQISAQMPGASLQEIQSEAITRYMEAAPFLILISHIVTIFMAALWFYYVSGRKLPENPLKGFSLFTVPVMLLCMIGLQYTCSGILMVISHLSPDLLTGYIQLLEASGLESLSPVTLIATLFFAPIGEELLFRGLTLHFTKRITSRFWIANLLQAVCFGIFHANLVQGIYAMIMGLVFGYVREKYQSLYASILLHALVNFCGTIISGLLLPDLEPGLGMSFAILCVAALVLAAGLKLVEKDTGKN; translated from the coding sequence ATGAAAAAATTTCTTCAGTACACTGGATGTCTCCTGCCCCTTATTGCAGGCCTTGCCGCACAGCTCGCAGCCGGAACGGCTTTCAGCATATTCTTATCCGCACAGATAAGTGCACAAATGCCTGGTGCCTCTTTGCAGGAGATCCAGTCGGAGGCTATAACACGCTATATGGAAGCGGCCCCATTCCTGATTTTAATCTCCCATATCGTGACTATTTTTATGGCTGCCCTTTGGTTTTATTACGTATCAGGCAGAAAGCTGCCTGAAAATCCCTTAAAGGGCTTTTCCCTCTTTACCGTTCCCGTTATGCTTCTATGTATGATAGGGCTGCAATATACCTGCTCGGGCATACTCATGGTAATCTCTCATCTTTCGCCCGATTTGCTCACCGGATATATACAGCTTTTAGAAGCCAGCGGGCTGGAAAGTTTATCGCCGGTTACGTTAATCGCTACCCTGTTCTTTGCGCCTATAGGAGAAGAGCTTCTCTTTCGCGGGCTGACCCTGCATTTTACAAAAAGGATCACCTCCCGGTTCTGGATTGCCAATCTCCTTCAGGCAGTATGTTTCGGCATCTTCCACGCGAATCTTGTGCAGGGAATCTATGCCATGATTATGGGGTTGGTATTCGGTTATGTTCGGGAGAAATATCAATCTTTGTATGCTTCCATTTTGCTCCATGCTTTAGTTAACTTCTGTGGTACCATTATTTCAGGGCTTCTGCTTCCCGATCTGGAACCTGGACTTGGAATGTCCTTTGCTATCCTGTGCGTCGCAGCTCTTGTACTGGCTGCCGGACTTAAGCTTGTGGAAAAAGACACGGGGAAAAATTAA
- the atpA gene encoding F0F1 ATP synthase subunit alpha: MNIEEISSLIKAQIKNYENKTEQYETGTIITVGDGIAKAYGLDNCVSNELIEFSNGLYGMALNLEENFVSIVLLGNDSGIKEGSIVKRTGTVVSVPVGEALIGRVVNALGQPLDAKGPIQATETRPIEAQAPGIIDRKSVNVPLQTGIKAIDSMIPIGRGQRELIIGDRQTGKTVIAIDTIINQKGKNVICIYVAIGQKNSTVSQIQETLTRAGAMEYTIIVSSTASDFAPLQYIAPYSGCTMGEYFMSKGMDVLIIYDDLSKHAVAYRTLSLLIRRPPGREAYPGDVFYLHSRLLERAACLTPDCGGGSLTALPIIETQEGDVSAYIPTNVISITDGQIFLESELFNAGIMPAVNPGISVSRVGGSAQIKAMKQVSGTLKLLYSQYRELQSFAQFGSDLDKDTKARLAQGERIVEVLKQDRNSPILVELQVAIIYAVVNNYLNDVKISDIKEYEKELFFELTSYYDDLLTAIRGGEGLDGANKVRLEEALEKFTEKFIKAH, encoded by the coding sequence ATGAATATCGAAGAAATTAGCAGTCTGATAAAGGCCCAAATAAAAAATTATGAAAATAAAACGGAACAGTATGAAACGGGAACTATAATAACCGTAGGTGATGGTATCGCGAAGGCGTATGGCTTGGATAATTGCGTATCTAATGAGCTGATTGAATTTTCAAATGGGCTTTATGGGATGGCGCTCAATCTTGAAGAAAATTTTGTTTCAATCGTTCTTTTGGGAAACGACTCAGGAATAAAAGAGGGATCCATAGTAAAACGCACGGGAACGGTCGTATCTGTGCCTGTTGGTGAAGCTTTAATAGGCCGTGTTGTTAATGCTCTTGGACAGCCTCTTGATGCCAAAGGGCCGATACAGGCGACTGAGACGAGGCCAATTGAAGCCCAGGCGCCAGGAATTATTGATAGAAAATCAGTTAATGTGCCACTTCAAACTGGAATTAAAGCCATTGATAGTATGATACCTATAGGCAGAGGTCAGCGTGAGTTGATTATTGGTGACAGGCAAACAGGTAAAACTGTTATAGCAATTGATACCATTATTAATCAAAAGGGCAAGAATGTCATTTGTATTTATGTTGCAATCGGCCAAAAGAATTCTACAGTTTCGCAAATACAAGAAACATTAACACGCGCAGGAGCAATGGAATATACGATTATAGTCAGTTCAACAGCCAGTGATTTTGCTCCCTTACAATATATCGCGCCATATTCAGGGTGCACTATGGGCGAGTATTTTATGTCAAAAGGAATGGATGTATTAATTATATATGATGATTTGTCAAAGCATGCGGTGGCTTATAGAACATTGTCATTATTGATTAGGCGTCCGCCGGGAAGAGAGGCTTATCCTGGTGATGTTTTCTATTTGCACAGCAGACTTCTAGAACGTGCGGCATGTCTTACGCCTGACTGCGGCGGCGGTTCACTTACTGCTTTACCTATCATTGAAACACAGGAAGGCGATGTCTCTGCCTACATTCCGACTAATGTTATATCAATTACGGATGGACAGATTTTTCTTGAAAGTGAGCTTTTCAATGCGGGAATTATGCCGGCTGTAAATCCGGGAATATCTGTAAGCCGTGTAGGTGGTTCCGCTCAGATTAAAGCAATGAAGCAGGTATCGGGAACGCTTAAGCTTTTATATTCTCAATATAGAGAACTTCAGAGTTTTGCGCAGTTTGGATCTGACCTTGATAAAGATACGAAAGCACGTCTTGCGCAAGGTGAAAGAATTGTTGAAGTATTGAAGCAAGATAGGAACTCGCCGATACTGGTTGAATTACAGGTAGCCATTATCTATGCAGTAGTTAACAATTATTTAAATGATGTAAAAATCAGCGATATAAAAGAATATGAAAAGGAACTATTTTTTGAACTGACTTCTTATTATGATGATTTGCTTACTGCGATTCGAGGCGGAGAAGGTCTGGATGGTGCAAATAAAGTAAGACTTGAAGAGGCATTAGAAAAGTTCACAGAGAAGTTTATAAAAGCCCACTAA
- a CDS encoding AlkZ-related protein: protein MEKISKIPSIHRYEDFVDALRIAGMSMGGENDEGIFSLCSLFGEEIEWHTEKPDTDPWEWRIRVLDEFDDIAYGKLFFKKSGYLTKEWYPYFYTARRQGRSFEEIYKEGKISAYAKKIYKIVSDRGAIPLHAIKKTGDVKKEDKSKFDRAIIELQMGMFITVCGRARKISFEGQEYGWSSTVFCTTEEYFGRETIEKAAGLTPKNAYGEIENHLYTLNPNIEEKKIEKFIYGI, encoded by the coding sequence ATGGAAAAAATAAGTAAAATACCTTCTATACACCGCTATGAAGATTTTGTTGATGCCCTTCGAATTGCGGGAATGAGTATGGGAGGAGAAAATGATGAAGGAATTTTTTCCCTATGCAGTCTGTTCGGAGAGGAGATTGAATGGCATACGGAAAAGCCCGATACCGATCCATGGGAGTGGAGAATCCGGGTATTGGATGAATTCGATGACATTGCATATGGAAAGCTGTTTTTTAAAAAGAGCGGATACCTCACGAAGGAATGGTATCCTTACTTTTATACGGCGAGAAGGCAGGGAAGAAGCTTTGAGGAAATTTACAAGGAAGGCAAAATAAGCGCCTATGCAAAAAAGATATATAAAATCGTCTCCGATAGAGGCGCGATTCCTCTTCATGCCATTAAAAAAACAGGTGATGTGAAAAAAGAAGACAAGTCCAAGTTTGACCGTGCAATTATCGAGCTGCAAATGGGAATGTTCATTACAGTATGCGGCAGGGCGAGAAAAATATCTTTCGAGGGACAGGAATATGGATGGTCATCTACTGTGTTTTGTACGACGGAGGAATATTTTGGCAGGGAGACAATAGAGAAAGCAGCCGGACTTACTCCAAAGAATGCGTATGGTGAAATAGAAAACCATTTATACACATTGAATCCTAATATAGAAGAAAAAAAGATAGAAAAGTTTATTTATGGTATATGA